One region of Zingiber officinale cultivar Zhangliang chromosome 7B, Zo_v1.1, whole genome shotgun sequence genomic DNA includes:
- the LOC122004336 gene encoding LOW QUALITY PROTEIN: uncharacterized protein LOC122004336 (The sequence of the model RefSeq protein was modified relative to this genomic sequence to represent the inferred CDS: inserted 2 bases in 1 codon), which yields MDYPRVSKDLNSRLAEKGPVRARTKGRLQAEVYKSHSGEVRIKPSKEKPXLSLNGSRPSSFIGRNVKVGAAKRPNPEFIENGVLGTGQTEII from the exons ATGGATTACCCACGGGTAAGCAAAGATTTGAATTCGAGATTGGCAGAGAAAGGGCCCGTGCGAGCACGAACTAAAGGAAGGTTGCAAGCCGAAGTGTACAAATCTCATAG TGGGGAAGTCCGGATCAAACCGTCGAAAGAGAAGCC TCTCAGTCTAAATGGAAGTAGACCAAGTAGTTTTATAGGAAGAAATGTGAAAGTAGGGGCTGCTAAGCGTCCAAACCCAGAATTCATTGAAAATGGAGTTCTTGGTACCGGCCAAACAGAAATAATATGA